The Kribbella amoyensis genomic sequence GCGTGACCGACATCCGCGGGGATGCCTCCGACCCGTTGTCGCGCGGGCACATCTGCCCGAAGGCGGTCGCGCTGAAGGACCTGCAGGAGGATCCCGATCGGCTCACCCGGCCGGTCCGGCGGACCGCGGACGGCTGGCTCGAGCTGGAGTGGGACGAGGCGTACGAGTACGTCGTCGAGCGGCTGACCGCGATCCAGCGGGAGCACGGGAAGAATGCGGTCGGCGTGTACCTCGGCAACCCGAACGTGCACAGCCTGGGCGCGATGACGCACCTGCCGCCGACGGTCAAGCTGCTGCGGACCAGGAACAGGTTCAGCGCGACCTCGGTCGACCAGTTGCCGCACATGCTCGCCTGTCACCTGCTCTACGGGCACCAGTTGATGGTCCCCGTGGCCGACATCGACCGGACCGGGTACCTGCTCGTCCTCGGCGCGAACCCGCTCGCGTCCAACGGCAGCATGATGACGGCACCCGGCTTCGGCCGGCGGTTGAAGGAGGTCCGCGCGCGCGGCGGCAAGGTGGTCGTGGTCGATCCACGCCGGACCGAGACGGCGGCCGTCGCCGACGAGCACCACTTCGTCCGGCCGGGAACGGACGCCGCGTTCCTGCTGGCCCTGATCCACCAGGTGATCGCCGACGGCGACGCCCGGCCGGCGCGGTACGTCGACGGGCTCGAAGCCGTCGCCGAGGCGGTCCGGGACTGGACGCCGGAGCTGGCCGCGGAGGTGACCGGGATCGACGCCGAGACGGTCCGGCGGATCGCGGCCGAGTTCGCCCAGGCGGAGCGCGCCGCCTGTTACGGCCGGGTCGGGGTCTCCACCCAGCAGTTCGGGGCCGTCTGCCACTGGGCGATCCAGGTCCTCAACATCATCACCGGCAACCTCGATAGGCCCGGGGGCGTGATGATCCCGCGGCCCGCGGTCGACACCCTGCGCGGGATCGGCAAGGGCCACCTGGGGAGCTGGCGGAGCCGGGTGCGCGGGCTGCCCGAGTTCGGCGGGGAGCTGCCGGCCGCGGCGCTCGCGGAGGAGATCCTGACCCCCGGCGAGGGCCAGATCCGGGCGATGGTGACGGTCGCGGGCAACCCGGTGCTCTCGCTCCCGACCGGCGGCCGGCTGGACGAGGCCCTCGGCAGCTTGGAGTTCATGGTCGCCGTCGATCCGTACATCAACGAGACCACCCGGCACGCCGACGTGATCCTGCCACCGACCCCGCCACTCGAACGCGACCACTACGACCTCGCGTTCCACCAGCTCGCCGTCCGCAACACCGCCCGCTGGAACGACGCGGTCCTCCCCCGCCCGGCCGGATCCCGGCACGACTGGGAGATCTTCCGCGGCCTCGGCCTGGCCCTGCTCCGGCGTACTCCGCGCAGCCGGCGCAAGCTGATCGCGACCGCCCGGCTGCGGCTCCATCCTCGCCGGATCGTGGACGCCGGGCTGCGGGTCGGCCCGTACCGGCTGTCGGTGGCCCAGCTGCGGAAGTCGGCCGGCGGCATCGACCTCGGCCCGTTGCAGCCCGCACTCCCGCAGGCCCTGCGGACCCCGGAGCGCCGGATCGACCTGGCCCAGCCGTTGATCCTCGCCGACCTGCCCGGAGTCCGCGCGACTTTGTTTGCTCCCAGCAACGGTGACGAGCTGCTCCTGATCGGCCGGCGGCACCTGCGCAGCAACAACTCGTGGATGCACAACTCGGCCCGGCTGGTGAAGGGCAAGCCACGGCACCAGCTGCTGATGAACCCGGCCGACCTGGATCGGCGCGAACTGTCCGACGGCCAGCTCGTCGAGGTCACCTCGGCGGCCGGCTCGGTCGTCGTCGAAGTTGCCGCGAGCAACGACATGATGCCGGGCGTGGTCAGCCTGCCGCACGGTTTCGGGCACGGCCGGCCGGGCGCGCGGCTCTCGGTGGCGAACGGCGTCGCCGGGCCGAGCGCCAACGACGTCACCGACGCCGGCCGGACCGATCCGGTGGCCGGGACGGCCGCGCTGAACGGCGTCCCGGTGACCGTCAGTTCAGCGCCGGATCCGGTGCCGGCGGCCCCGAGCTCTCCCTGACCATCAGCACCGGCGTCGAGAACAGGTGCGCCTCCGGTCGTGCCCCGGCCCGCAAAGCGAACAACCGCTCGGCCACTTCGGCGCCGTAGGCAACGATGTTGTGGCTCATCGCTGTCAGCCTCGGATGCACCAGCCGGCACAGCGCCGAGTCGTCCCAGGCGACCAGGGTGACGTCGTCCGGCGACCTCAGGCCCAGCCCGCTCAGTACCGACAACCCGGCGACCGCCATCAGGTCGTTGTCGTAGACAAGCGCCGTCGGGCGGTCGGTCGCCGTCATCAGCTCGCGGGTCGCCTCAGCGCCTTGCTCACCGGAGAAGTCGGTGTGCACGACCTTCAGGTCGAGGCCCAGTCTGCGGCCCACCGCGGTGAACGCCTGGTCCCGGATCCACACGTGGCCGTGCTCCGGCGGCCCGGCGATCCGCCCGACCCTGCGGTGCCCGAGCGACGCGACGTGCTCGACCGCGGCGTACATCGCGGAGGTGCCGTCGGTCCAGACGCAGGTCAGGTCGTCCGCCAGTGCCGGGTCGCCGACCAGGACCGCGGGCAGCTCCAGCCTGCGCAGCAAGGGGATCCGGGGATCGTCGACCCGCAGGTCGACCACGATCACGCCGTCCACCCGGCGCTCGGCGGCCCACTTCCGGTACGTCGCCATCTCCTCGTCGAGGTCCGCCACCACCTGCAGGGCGAGCGCGTACGACTTCTCGCTCAGGACGGACTGGACGCCACCGACGAAGCCCATGTAGAAGGGCTCCTCGCTGAGCGTCTTCGCGGACCTGGCCAG encodes the following:
- a CDS encoding molybdopterin-dependent oxidoreductase, whose product is MTATVRRTSCNLCEAICGVLVTVADGRVTDIRGDASDPLSRGHICPKAVALKDLQEDPDRLTRPVRRTADGWLELEWDEAYEYVVERLTAIQREHGKNAVGVYLGNPNVHSLGAMTHLPPTVKLLRTRNRFSATSVDQLPHMLACHLLYGHQLMVPVADIDRTGYLLVLGANPLASNGSMMTAPGFGRRLKEVRARGGKVVVVDPRRTETAAVADEHHFVRPGTDAAFLLALIHQVIADGDARPARYVDGLEAVAEAVRDWTPELAAEVTGIDAETVRRIAAEFAQAERAACYGRVGVSTQQFGAVCHWAIQVLNIITGNLDRPGGVMIPRPAVDTLRGIGKGHLGSWRSRVRGLPEFGGELPAAALAEEILTPGEGQIRAMVTVAGNPVLSLPTGGRLDEALGSLEFMVAVDPYINETTRHADVILPPTPPLERDHYDLAFHQLAVRNTARWNDAVLPRPAGSRHDWEIFRGLGLALLRRTPRSRRKLIATARLRLHPRRIVDAGLRVGPYRLSVAQLRKSAGGIDLGPLQPALPQALRTPERRIDLAQPLILADLPGVRATLFAPSNGDELLLIGRRHLRSNNSWMHNSARLVKGKPRHQLLMNPADLDRRELSDGQLVEVTSAAGSVVVEVAASNDMMPGVVSLPHGFGHGRPGARLSVANGVAGPSANDVTDAGRTDPVAGTAALNGVPVTVSSAPDPVPAAPSSP
- a CDS encoding LacI family DNA-binding transcriptional regulator; the encoded protein is MARVTIREIALRAGVSKGAVSYALNNQPGVSEATRARVLKVAEELEWVPNRAARQLSAARSETFGLVLARSAKTLSEEPFYMGFVGGVQSVLSEKSYALALQVVADLDEEMATYRKWAAERRVDGVIVVDLRVDDPRIPLLRRLELPAVLVGDPALADDLTCVWTDGTSAMYAAVEHVASLGHRRVGRIAGPPEHGHVWIRDQAFTAVGRRLGLDLKVVHTDFSGEQGAEATRELMTATDRPTALVYDNDLMAVAGLSVLSGLGLRSPDDVTLVAWDDSALCRLVHPRLTAMSHNIVAYGAEVAERLFALRAGARPEAHLFSTPVLMVRESSGPPAPDPALN